The Saccopteryx leptura isolate mSacLep1 chromosome 2, mSacLep1_pri_phased_curated, whole genome shotgun sequence genome has a window encoding:
- the C2H21orf140 gene encoding uncharacterized protein C21orf140 homolog has translation MPHFASPLLRNIIIRSPFDSIMRKQYLQYLKTLRTLQYDGFKTVYFGETDIPESLVTGEDLRDKYFMQSPTWYIVHAGGSQGWVPWKYRVFLRDELGVQREESLFLEFCDVVKKAYGKCVIVLKDRRWQEERRTKEDKKSEAQAHVPPVVNLMSVACCPEVAKSYGHELLTLPFHYNYLNPLDSAWSSLKWFIINNRKEFCLQSIDSVYSYQYMLFSDLISKGIERISPGKWRMLINKVWRWENYYLSKCP, from the coding sequence ATGCCTCACTTTGCAAGCCCTCTTTTAAGAAACATCATTATCAGAAGCCCATTCGATAGCATCATGAGGAAGCAGTACCTCCAATATTTGAAAACTCTGAGAACGCTGCAATATGATGGGTTTAAGACTGTATATTTTGGAGAGACAGATATCCCTGAAAGTCTTGTGACTGGAGAAGACCTTAGGGACAAGTATTTCATGCAAAGCCCGACCTGGTACATTGTGCACGCTGGTGGCAGCCAAGGATGGGTGCCTTGGAAATACCGGGTGTTCCTAAGAGATGAGTTAGGTGTCCAACGAGAAGAGAGCCTCTTCCTTGAGTTCTGTGATGTGGTGAAGAAGGCCTACGGGAAGTGTGTCATTGTGCTCAAGGACAGAAGgtggcaggaagagaggagaacaaaggaagacaagaaGTCTGAGGCCCAGGCCCACGTGCCACCAGTCGTTAATTTAATGAGTGTCGCGTGTTGTCCTGAGGTGGCCAAGTCCTATGGTCATGAACTACTCACTCTGCCTTTCCATTACAATTACCTGAACCCTTTAGACTCAGCCTGGTCTTCTCTGAAATGGTTTATCATCAACAACAGAAAGGAGTTTTGTCTGCAGTCTATTGACAGTGTCTACTCTTATCAATATATGCTTTTCAGTGACTTAATTAGCAAAGGGATTGAAAGGATAAGCCCAGGCAAATGGAGGATGCTCATTAACAAAGTATGGAGATGGGAGAACTACTATCTCAGTAAATGTCCTTAA